A genomic stretch from Salarias fasciatus chromosome 10, fSalaFa1.1, whole genome shotgun sequence includes:
- the LOC115395882 gene encoding histone H2A-like: protein MSGRAGGKGAGKARSKARTRSSRAGLQFPVGRVHRLLRKGNYGERVGAGAPVYLAAVLEYLTAEVLELAGNAARDNKKTRIIPRHLQLAVRNDEELNKLLGGVTIAQGGVLPNIQSVLLPKKNEKK from the coding sequence ATGTCTGGACGCGCTGGGGGAAAAGGTGCCGGAAAAGCCCGATCTAAGGCCAGGACTCGCTCCTCCCGGGCCGGGCTGCAGTTCCCGGTGGGCCGTGTTCACAGGCTGCTGAGGAAGGGCAACTACGGGGAGAGAGTGGGCGCCGGGGCTCCGGTGTACCTGGCGGCCGTGCTGGAGTACCTGACGGCGGAGGTCCTGGAGCTGGCCGGTAACGCCGCCCGGGACAACAAGAAGACCCGCATCATCCCCAGACATCTGCAGCTGGCGGTCCGCAACGACGAGGAGCTCAACAAGCTGCTGGGGGGAGTCACCATCGCTCAGGGCGGAGTGCTGCCCAACATCCAGTCCGTGCTGCTGCCCAAGAAGAACGAGAAGAAGTAA
- the LOC115395878 gene encoding aquaporin-11-like, producing the protein MSDLWVSLAVVGVAVLLSEAIRRAAARLFPGACWIYLLEAASTFQLCCCTHELKLLGETSGLDLSVGLTLTYTVTVVHLWTFREATCNPAGVLESVCRGARGVRAAGAVVACQVAAAIAARHFVASVWSLGLSDVHEGHRKIGFRCSDPLGGTVLQAAAVEMAYAFTLQAAVTQLHRMDKKLRPHFLSAVITALVYADGGISGAVFNPVLAFSVQFPCSGHTYLEYCLVYWLGPVLGLASCILLLEKIIPFLSGRGGVRLGAAAAQKQKTQ; encoded by the exons ATGAGCGACCTGTGGGTCTCCCTGGCCGTGGTGGGGGTCGCGGTGCTCCTCAGCGAGGCGATCCGCCGCGCGGCCGCGCGTCTTTTCCCCGGCGCGTGCTGGATCTACCTGCTGGAGGCGGCGTCCAccttccagctctgctgctgcacgcaCGAGCTCAAGCTGCTGGGGGAGACGTCCGGGCTGGATCTGTCGGTCGGCCTCACGCTCACCTACACCGTGACGGTCGTGCACCTGTGGACGTTCCGCGAGGCGACCTGTAACCCCGCCGGGGTTCTGGAGAGCGTCTGCCGCGGCGCCAGAGGCGTGCGCGCGGCCGGCGCCGTCGTCGCCTGCCAGGTCGCGGCCGCGATAGCCGCGCGGCACTTCGTCGCGTCCGTGTGGTCGCTGGGGCTCTCGGACGTCCACGAGGGGCACCGGAAGATCGGGTTCCGGTGCTCCGACCCGCTGGGGGGCACGGTGCTGCAGGCCGCCGCCGTGGAGATGGCGTACGCCTTCACGCTCCAGGCCGCGGTCACGCAGCTCCACAGGATGGACAAGAAGCTGCGGCCGCACTTCCTCTCCGCGGTCATCACCGCGCTGGTGTACGCAG ATGGAGGCATTTCGGGCGCCGTCTTCAACCCGGTGCTGGCCTTCTCCGTGCAGTTCCCCTGCAGCGGACACACCTACCTGGAGTACTGCTTGGTGTACTGGCTGGGGCCCGTGCTGG GCTTGGCGAGCTGCATCCTGCTCCTGGAGAAGATCATCCCCTTCCTGTCTGGAAGGGGCGGCGTGAGGCTGGGCGCCGCCGCGGCGCAGAAGCAGAAGACCCAGTAA